Proteins from a single region of Pseudomonas fulva:
- a CDS encoding putative DNA modification/repair radical SAM protein — protein MELIEKLTVLADAAKYDVSCASSGAPKRSSKGQSGMGATDGMGICHSFTPDGRCVALLKILLTNFCLYDCQYCVNRRSSDVPRARFTPEEVVTLTLDFYRRNCISGLFLSSGIIRSADYTMEQLNRVAKLLREEHEFRGYIHLKTIPDASPELIAEAGRYADRLSVNIELPTETSLIRLAPEKSVAPIKQAMGTIRNGVEEADSEKRAPAFAPAGQSTQMIVGADATDDSTILHTAQSLYGDFRLKRVYYSAFSPIPQSPKSVPFEAPPLLREHRLYQADFLMRGYGFKATELLDGPGNLALDIDPKLAWALNNRQHFPVDLNRADVTLIARIPGIGVLSAQRLVALRRQKRIRFEDVGRLRCVLEKAKPFIVTQDYRPAQATRESLVLRQQLSEAPQQMGLW, from the coding sequence ATGGAATTGATCGAAAAGCTCACGGTACTCGCCGACGCCGCCAAATACGATGTTTCCTGCGCCAGCAGCGGCGCGCCCAAACGCAGCTCGAAAGGCCAGAGCGGCATGGGCGCCACCGACGGCATGGGCATCTGCCACAGTTTCACACCGGACGGGCGCTGTGTCGCGCTGTTGAAAATCCTGCTGACCAATTTCTGCCTGTACGATTGCCAGTACTGCGTCAACCGCCGCTCCAGCGACGTGCCCCGCGCACGCTTCACACCCGAGGAAGTGGTCACCCTGACCCTGGATTTCTACCGCCGCAACTGCATCAGCGGGCTGTTTCTCAGTTCCGGCATCATTCGCTCGGCAGACTACACCATGGAGCAGCTCAACCGGGTCGCCAAGCTGCTGCGCGAAGAACACGAGTTTCGCGGTTATATCCACCTCAAGACCATCCCCGACGCCTCACCGGAACTGATCGCCGAGGCGGGCCGCTACGCCGATCGCCTCAGCGTCAACATCGAGCTGCCCACCGAAACCAGCCTGATCCGCCTGGCACCGGAAAAGAGCGTGGCGCCGATCAAGCAGGCCATGGGCACCATTCGCAATGGCGTCGAGGAGGCCGACAGCGAGAAGCGCGCGCCGGCCTTCGCACCAGCCGGGCAGAGCACGCAGATGATCGTCGGCGCCGATGCCACCGACGACAGCACCATCCTGCACACCGCACAGTCGCTGTATGGCGATTTTCGCCTCAAGCGTGTCTATTACTCGGCCTTCAGTCCGATCCCGCAAAGCCCCAAGAGCGTGCCCTTCGAAGCGCCGCCCCTGCTGCGCGAACACCGCCTGTACCAGGCGGACTTCCTGATGCGCGGCTACGGCTTCAAGGCCACCGAACTGCTCGACGGCCCCGGCAACCTGGCCCTGGATATCGACCCCAAGCTGGCCTGGGCGCTGAACAATCGCCAGCACTTTCCCGTCGACCTCAACCGCGCCGACGTGACCCTGATCGCCCGCATCCCCGGCATCGGTGTGCTCAGCGCCCAGCGTCTGGTGGCCCTGCGCCGCCAGAAACGCATCCGCTTCGAAGACGTCGGCCGCCTGCGCTGCGTGCTGGAAAAGGCCAAGCCATTCATCGTC
- a CDS encoding NINE protein, translated as MMQRPDTHSKIIGYLLWIFGFLGAHRFYYGKPVTGTIWFFTLGLLFIGWIIDLFLIPAMDREADLRFTSGRIDYNVAWILLTFLGIFGAHRMYQGKWITGILYLLTGGLFLVGVLYDLWTLNNQVSIENARNG; from the coding sequence CTGATGCAGCGTCCTGATACCCACAGCAAGATCATCGGCTACCTGCTGTGGATCTTCGGCTTTCTCGGTGCGCACCGCTTCTATTACGGCAAGCCGGTGACCGGCACCATCTGGTTTTTCACCCTGGGCCTGCTGTTCATTGGCTGGATCATCGACCTGTTCCTGATCCCGGCGATGGATCGGGAAGCGGACCTGCGTTTCACGTCCGGGCGGATCGACTACAACGTCGCCTGGATCCTGCTGACCTTTCTGGGCATCTTCGGCGCGCACCGCATGTACCAGGGCAAGTGGATCACCGGGATCCTCTATCTGCTGACCGGCGGGCTGTTTCTGGTCGGCGTGCTCTACGACCTGTGGACGCTGAACAACCAGGTGTCGATCGAGAATGCGCGCAATGGATAG
- a CDS encoding dihydroorotase, which yields MRTRILGARVIDPSSGLNQVADLYIEGGKLSAIGQAPDGFEADQTLDAGGLVAAPGLVDLSVALREPGYSRKGSIASETLAAAAGGVTSLCCPPITKPVLDTSAVAELILDRAREAGHAKVFPIGALSKGLDGEQLAELVALRDAGCVAFGNGLNNFRNARTLRRALEYAATFDLTVIFHSQDHDLAEGGLAHEGATASFLGLSGIPETAETVALARDLLLVEQSGVRAHFSQLTSARGAQLIADAQARGLPVTADVALYQLILTDEALIDFSSLYHVQPPLRTRADRDGLREAVKSGVISAISSHHQPHELDAKLAPFGETEPGISGVQLLLPLAMTLVQDGLLDLPTLLARLSSGPAQALRLPVGQLKAGQAADILLFDPQASTVAGESWYSKGRNSPFLGHCLPGQVRYTLVDGHISFQG from the coding sequence ATGCGTACCCGTATCCTCGGCGCCCGCGTCATCGACCCGAGCAGCGGCCTCAATCAGGTCGCCGACCTGTATATAGAAGGTGGCAAGCTGAGCGCCATCGGCCAGGCGCCGGACGGCTTCGAAGCCGACCAGACCCTGGACGCCGGCGGCCTAGTCGCAGCGCCCGGCCTGGTCGACCTGTCGGTGGCCCTGCGCGAGCCCGGCTACAGCCGCAAGGGCAGCATCGCCAGCGAAACCCTGGCCGCCGCTGCCGGCGGCGTCACCAGCCTGTGCTGCCCGCCGATCACCAAGCCGGTGCTGGACACCTCGGCGGTGGCCGAGCTGATCCTCGACCGCGCCCGCGAAGCCGGCCACGCCAAGGTGTTTCCCATCGGCGCCCTGAGCAAGGGGCTCGATGGCGAGCAACTCGCCGAGCTGGTCGCCCTGCGCGATGCCGGCTGCGTGGCGTTCGGCAATGGCCTGAACAATTTCCGCAACGCACGCACCCTGCGCCGCGCCCTGGAATACGCGGCCACCTTCGACCTCACGGTGATCTTCCACTCCCAGGATCACGACCTCGCCGAAGGCGGCCTGGCCCACGAAGGCGCCACGGCCAGCTTCCTCGGCCTGTCGGGCATCCCGGAAACCGCCGAGACCGTGGCCCTGGCGCGCGACCTGCTGCTGGTCGAGCAAAGCGGCGTGCGCGCCCATTTCAGCCAGCTGACCAGCGCCCGTGGCGCCCAGCTGATCGCCGATGCCCAGGCCCGCGGCCTGCCGGTGACCGCCGACGTGGCGCTGTACCAGTTGATCCTCACCGACGAAGCGCTGATCGACTTCTCCAGCCTCTATCATGTGCAACCGCCGCTGCGCACCCGCGCGGATCGCGACGGCCTGCGCGAGGCGGTGAAGAGCGGCGTGATCAGCGCCATTTCCAGCCATCACCAACCCCACGAGCTGGACGCCAAGCTGGCGCCGTTCGGCGAAACCGAGCCAGGCATCAGCGGTGTGCAGTTGCTGCTGCCGCTGGCCATGACCCTGGTACAGGACGGCCTGCTGGACCTGCCGACCCTGCTCGCCCGCCTGAGCAGCGGCCCGGCCCAGGCATTGCGCCTGCCGGTCGGTCAGCTGAAGGCAGGTCAGGCGGCGGATATCCTGCTGTTCGATCCGCAAGCCTCCACCGTGGCCGGCGAAAGCTGGTACTCCAAGGGCCGCAACAGCCCGTTCCTTGGCCATTGCCTGCCCGGCCAGGTGCGCTACACCCTGGTGGACGGGCATATCAGCTTCCAAGGCTGA
- a CDS encoding aspartate carbamoyltransferase catalytic subunit: MTALDAKRPLQLNDQGQLRHFLSLDGLPRELLTEILDTADSFLEVGARAVKKVPLLRGKTVCNVFFENSTRTRTTFELAAQRLSADVISLNVSTSSTSKGETLFDTLRNLEAMAADIFVVRHAGSGAAHFIAEHVCPNLAIINGGDGRHAHPTQGMLDMLTIRRHKGSFENLSVAIVGDILHSRVARSNMLALKTLGCPDIRVIAPKTLLPIGLEESYGVRVFSDANEGLKDVDVVIMLRLQRERMTGGLLPSEGEFYRLFGLTEQRLALAKPDALVMHPGPINRGVEIESAVADGPQSVILNQVTYGIAIRMAVLSMAMSGQNAQRQLNAEEHN, from the coding sequence ATGACCGCACTCGATGCCAAGCGCCCGCTGCAACTGAACGACCAGGGCCAGTTGCGCCACTTCCTGTCCCTCGACGGTCTGCCCCGCGAGCTGCTGACGGAAATCCTCGACACCGCCGACTCCTTCCTGGAAGTCGGTGCCCGCGCCGTGAAGAAGGTCCCGCTGCTGCGCGGCAAGACGGTATGCAACGTGTTCTTCGAGAACTCCACGCGCACCCGTACCACCTTCGAACTGGCCGCCCAGCGCCTGTCCGCCGACGTGATCAGCCTTAACGTGTCGACCAGCTCGACCAGCAAGGGCGAGACGCTGTTCGACACCCTGCGCAACCTGGAAGCCATGGCCGCCGACATTTTCGTGGTGCGCCATGCCGGCTCCGGTGCCGCGCACTTCATCGCCGAGCACGTGTGCCCGAACCTGGCGATCATCAACGGTGGCGACGGCCGCCACGCGCACCCGACCCAGGGCATGCTCGACATGCTTACCATCCGTCGCCACAAGGGCAGCTTCGAGAACCTCTCGGTGGCCATCGTCGGCGACATCCTGCATTCGCGGGTGGCGCGCTCCAACATGCTGGCGCTCAAGACCCTGGGCTGCCCGGACATCCGCGTGATCGCGCCGAAGACCCTGCTGCCCATCGGCCTGGAAGAAAGCTACGGCGTGCGGGTGTTCAGCGACGCCAACGAAGGCCTCAAGGATGTCGACGTGGTGATCATGCTGCGCCTGCAGCGCGAGCGCATGACCGGCGGCCTGCTACCCAGCGAGGGCGAGTTCTACCGCCTGTTCGGCCTGACCGAACAGCGCCTCGCGCTGGCCAAGCCCGATGCCCTGGTCATGCACCCGGGGCCGATCAACCGCGGCGTGGAGATCGAGTCGGCGGTGGCCGACGGCCCGCAATCGGTGATCCTCAACCAGGTCACCTACGGCATCGCCATCCGCATGGCCGTGCTGTCCATGGCCATGAGCGGCCAGAACGCACAACGCCAACTCAACGCTGAGGAGCACAACTGA
- the pyrR gene encoding bifunctional pyr operon transcriptional regulator/uracil phosphoribosyltransferase PyrR produces the protein MSLPNPADLLPQMATSLSSHLNRRQIATPRFIGIRTGGVWVAQALLEQLGRDEPLGVLDVSFYRDDFTQNGLHPQVQPSELPFEIEGQHLVLIDDVLMSGRTIRAALNELFDYGRPASVTLVSLLDLDARELPIRPDVVGATLSLAADQRVKLSGPAPFTLELQTLSDQGRPQ, from the coding sequence ATGAGCCTACCCAACCCCGCCGACCTGCTGCCGCAGATGGCCACCTCGCTGAGCAGCCACCTGAACCGCCGGCAGATCGCCACGCCTCGCTTCATCGGCATCCGCACCGGCGGCGTGTGGGTGGCCCAGGCGCTGCTCGAACAGCTGGGCCGCGACGAGCCGCTCGGCGTGCTCGACGTGTCCTTCTACCGCGACGACTTCACCCAGAACGGCCTGCATCCGCAGGTGCAGCCGTCCGAGCTGCCGTTCGAGATCGAAGGCCAGCACCTGGTGCTGATCGACGACGTGCTGATGAGCGGGCGCACCATCCGCGCCGCATTGAACGAGTTGTTCGACTACGGCCGCCCCGCCAGCGTGACCCTGGTCAGCCTGCTCGACCTGGACGCCCGCGAGCTGCCGATCCGCCCCGACGTGGTCGGCGCGACGCTGTCGCTGGCGGCCGATCAGCGGGTAAAATTGTCCGGCCCCGCGCCCTTCACCCTCGAACTCCAGACGCTTTCCGACCAAGGCCGTCCGCAATGA
- the ruvX gene encoding Holliday junction resolvase RuvX, with amino-acid sequence MAEVDKQSLRLLLGFDYGTKQIGVAVGQPITGSARELCILKAQNGVPDWQKVEALIKEWQPDAIVVGLPLNMDGTPSDMSERAEKFARRLNGRFNLPVFTHDERLTTYAAKGERLQQGQTGGYRQRPVDALAAALLLQGWLEENCLG; translated from the coding sequence ATGGCCGAGGTCGATAAACAATCGCTGCGCCTGTTGCTCGGCTTCGACTACGGCACCAAGCAGATCGGCGTCGCCGTCGGCCAGCCGATCACCGGCTCGGCCCGCGAGCTGTGCATCCTCAAGGCCCAGAACGGTGTGCCGGACTGGCAGAAGGTCGAGGCGCTGATCAAGGAGTGGCAACCCGATGCCATCGTCGTCGGCCTGCCGCTGAACATGGATGGCACGCCAAGCGACATGAGCGAGCGCGCCGAGAAGTTCGCCCGCCGCCTCAATGGCCGTTTCAACCTGCCGGTCTTCACCCACGACGAACGCCTGACCACCTACGCCGCCAAGGGCGAGCGCCTGCAACAGGGGCAGACCGGCGGCTACCGCCAGCGCCCGGTCGACGCCCTGGCCGCCGCCCTGCTGTTGCAGGGCTGGCTGGAAGAAAACTGCCTGGGCTGA
- a CDS encoding YqgE/AlgH family protein codes for MKDASPSILKHHFLIAMPHMDDPNFAHTVIYLIDHNDQGAMGLVINRPNGLNLADVLEQLRPDSQPAGLCQSLPIFSGGPVQTDRGFVLHPEGPQFQATVNLGELGLSTSQDVLFAIAEGHGPANHLIALGYAGWGAGQLEAELADNAWLTCPASPAILFETPYDQRLGAAAALLGIDLNLLTAQAGHA; via the coding sequence ATGAAAGACGCCAGCCCAAGCATTCTCAAACACCACTTTCTGATCGCCATGCCGCACATGGACGATCCGAATTTCGCGCATACCGTGATCTACCTGATTGATCACAACGACCAGGGTGCCATGGGCCTGGTGATCAACCGCCCCAACGGCCTGAACCTGGCCGACGTGCTTGAGCAGCTGCGCCCCGATAGCCAGCCCGCGGGTCTGTGCCAGAGCCTGCCGATCTTCAGCGGCGGCCCGGTGCAGACCGATCGCGGCTTCGTCCTGCACCCCGAGGGCCCGCAGTTCCAGGCCACGGTCAACCTGGGCGAGCTGGGCCTGTCGACCTCCCAGGATGTGCTGTTCGCCATCGCCGAAGGCCACGGCCCGGCCAATCATCTGATCGCCCTCGGCTATGCCGGCTGGGGCGCCGGCCAGCTGGAGGCCGAGTTGGCCGACAATGCCTGGCTGACCTGCCCGGCAAGCCCGGCGATCCTCTTCGAAACCCCCTACGACCAGCGCCTGGGCGCGGCGGCCGCGCTGCTCGGCATCGACCTCAACCTGCTCACCGCCCAGGCGGGCCACGCCTGA
- a CDS encoding energy transducer TonB: MNATATPPDLNSSGVRPADRLGFTLFLAAVLHAALILGVGFTFAEPGQISKTLEITLSTFKSDEQPKEAEFLAQDNQQGSGTLDKKAAPTTTEQAPFQDTEVRKVTPAAAPPPPAVKPEAPKAAVTTRAPQQQKAPAKREETKPTPPSPQAPSFDSAQLSAEIASLEAELSDQVQQYAKRPKIHRLNAASTMRDKGAWYKDEWRKKVERIGNLNYPDDARRRQIHGSLRLLVSINRDGSLYEVMVLESSGEQVLDQAAMRIVRLAAPYAPFTGDLADIDRLEIIRTWRFERGDRLSSN; the protein is encoded by the coding sequence ATGAACGCCACAGCCACCCCTCCCGATCTCAACTCTTCCGGCGTTCGTCCGGCGGATCGGCTGGGGTTCACCCTGTTCCTGGCGGCGGTGCTGCACGCCGCACTGATTCTCGGCGTCGGCTTCACCTTCGCCGAGCCCGGGCAGATCAGCAAGACCCTGGAAATCACCCTGTCCACCTTCAAGAGCGATGAACAGCCCAAGGAGGCGGAGTTCCTCGCCCAGGACAACCAGCAGGGCAGCGGCACCCTGGACAAGAAGGCCGCGCCGACCACCACCGAACAGGCGCCCTTCCAGGACACCGAAGTGCGCAAGGTGACGCCCGCCGCCGCACCGCCACCGCCAGCCGTCAAGCCCGAAGCGCCGAAAGCCGCGGTGACCACCCGCGCCCCGCAGCAGCAGAAGGCCCCGGCCAAGCGCGAGGAAACCAAGCCGACGCCGCCGAGCCCGCAGGCGCCTTCATTCGACAGCGCGCAACTGTCCGCCGAGATCGCCAGCCTGGAAGCCGAGCTGTCTGACCAGGTGCAGCAGTACGCCAAGCGGCCGAAGATCCACCGCCTCAACGCCGCCTCGACCATGCGCGACAAGGGCGCCTGGTACAAGGACGAATGGCGCAAGAAGGTCGAGCGCATCGGTAACCTCAACTACCCGGACGACGCGCGCCGCCGGCAGATCCACGGCAGCCTGCGCCTGCTGGTGTCGATCAACCGCGACGGCAGCCTGTACGAAGTGATGGTGCTGGAGTCTTCCGGCGAGCAGGTACTCGATCAGGCCGCCATGCGCATCGTGCGCCTGGCCGCGCCCTACGCGCCGTTCACCGGCGACCTGGCCGACATCGACCGCCTGGAGATCATCCGCACCTGGCGTTTCGAGCGTGGCGACCGCCTGTCGAGCAACTGA
- the gshB gene encoding glutathione synthase, protein MSVRLGIVMDPIAQIAYKKDSSLAMLLAAQARGWSLFYMEQKDLYQAAGVARGRTRPLKVFADPQRWFEFGDEQDLPLADLDVILMRKDPPFDNEFVYSTYLLEQAEEAGTLVVNRPQSLRDCNEKFFATRFAQYTPETIVSRRPDILRDFARQHRDIILKPLDGMGGSMIFRHREGDPNLSVILEALTAHGSQQIMAQRYLPAIVDGDKRILMIDGEPVPYCLARIPASGETRGNLAAGGRGEARPLTERDREIAAAVGPSLRERGLLFVGLDVIGDRLTEINVTSPTCIREIDAAFDTRIGEQLMDKIAEKLNARSAS, encoded by the coding sequence ATGAGCGTTCGGCTCGGCATCGTCATGGATCCCATCGCACAGATCGCCTACAAGAAGGACAGCTCGCTGGCCATGCTGCTGGCTGCCCAGGCGCGCGGCTGGAGCCTCTTCTATATGGAGCAGAAGGACCTCTACCAGGCCGCCGGTGTCGCCCGCGGCCGTACCCGCCCGCTCAAGGTGTTCGCCGATCCCCAGCGCTGGTTCGAGTTCGGTGACGAGCAGGACCTGCCCCTGGCCGACCTCGACGTGATCCTGATGCGCAAGGACCCGCCCTTCGATAACGAATTCGTCTATTCAACCTACCTGCTCGAACAGGCCGAGGAAGCCGGCACCCTGGTGGTCAACCGCCCCCAGAGCCTGCGCGACTGCAACGAGAAGTTCTTCGCCACACGCTTTGCGCAGTACACGCCGGAAACCATCGTCAGCCGTAGACCCGACATTCTGCGTGATTTTGCGCGACAGCACCGTGACATCATTCTCAAACCCCTCGATGGAATGGGCGGATCGATGATTTTTCGTCACCGCGAGGGCGACCCGAACCTGTCGGTGATCCTCGAGGCCCTCACCGCCCACGGCAGCCAGCAGATCATGGCACAGCGTTACCTGCCGGCCATCGTCGACGGCGACAAGCGTATTCTGATGATAGACGGTGAACCGGTGCCCTACTGCCTGGCGCGCATACCGGCCAGCGGCGAAACCCGTGGCAACCTGGCCGCCGGCGGTCGCGGCGAAGCCCGCCCGCTCACCGAGCGCGACCGCGAAATCGCCGCTGCCGTCGGCCCGAGCCTGCGCGAACGCGGCCTGCTGTTCGTCGGCCTGGACGTGATCGGCGACCGCCTCACCGAGATCAACGTCACCAGCCCGACCTGCATTCGCGAGATCGATGCGGCCTTCGACACGCGCATCGGCGAACAGCTGATGGACAAGATTGCCGAAAAGCTCAATGCGCGGAGTGCTTCATAG
- the pilG gene encoding twitching motility response regulator PilG codes for MEQHSEGLRVMVIDDSKTIRRTAETLLKKVGCDVITAVDGFDALAKIADTHPNIIFVDIMMPRLDGYQTCALIKNNSAFKSTPVIMLSSKDGLFDKAKGRIVGSDQYLTKPFSKEELLGAIKTHVPEFSPVEQAS; via the coding sequence ATGGAACAGCATTCGGAAGGCTTGAGGGTGATGGTGATCGACGACTCGAAGACGATTCGTCGTACAGCGGAAACCCTGCTGAAAAAGGTGGGCTGTGACGTGATCACCGCTGTGGATGGTTTCGATGCCCTGGCGAAGATCGCCGACACCCATCCGAACATCATCTTCGTCGACATCATGATGCCGCGTCTCGACGGCTATCAGACCTGTGCGTTGATCAAGAACAACAGTGCCTTCAAGTCCACCCCCGTTATCATGCTGTCGTCCAAGGACGGCCTGTTCGACAAGGCCAAGGGGCGTATCGTCGGTTCTGATCAATACCTGACCAAGCCATTCAGCAAGGAAGAGCTGCTCGGCGCGATCAAGACCCACGTGCCGGAGTTCTCTCCGGTCGAGCAGGCGTCCTGA
- the pilH gene encoding twitching motility response regulator PilH encodes MARILIVDDSPTEMYKLTAMLEKHGHQVLKAENGADGVALARQEKPDVVLMDIVMPGLNGFQATRQLTKDAETSHIPVIIVTTKDQETDKVWGKRQGAKDYLTKPVDEATLLKTLNAVLAG; translated from the coding sequence ATGGCTCGAATTCTGATTGTTGATGACTCGCCGACCGAAATGTACAAGCTGACCGCCATGCTGGAAAAGCACGGCCACCAGGTACTCAAGGCCGAAAACGGCGCCGACGGCGTCGCCCTGGCACGCCAGGAAAAACCCGATGTGGTGCTGATGGACATCGTCATGCCCGGGCTCAATGGCTTCCAGGCCACCCGGCAGCTGACCAAGGATGCCGAGACCAGCCACATCCCGGTGATCATCGTCACCACCAAGGATCAGGAAACCGACAAGGTCTGGGGCAAGCGCCAGGGCGCCAAGGACTACCTGACCAAGCCGGTGGACGAAGCTACGCTGCTGAAGACACTGAACGCGGTGCTCGCCGGCTGA
- a CDS encoding chemotaxis protein CheW, with the protein MSETRSPFQLLLGIEQRCRALAAGLPSQQVAVQTWSGIGFRMGERFFVAPMGEVGEVLHEPRHTLLPGVKSWVKGVANVRGRLLPVMDLCGFFGGELSPLRKQRRVLVVDHQDVFAGLTVDEVFGMQHFAVDTFSEQLPALEASIAPFIHGVFQREQPWLVFSPHALAQAPEFGDVAYR; encoded by the coding sequence ATGTCAGAGACACGCAGCCCCTTTCAGCTCCTTCTCGGCATCGAGCAGCGCTGCCGCGCATTGGCAGCGGGCCTGCCGTCGCAGCAGGTGGCGGTGCAGACCTGGAGTGGCATTGGCTTTCGCATGGGCGAGCGGTTTTTCGTCGCACCGATGGGTGAGGTCGGTGAAGTGTTGCACGAGCCACGGCATACCTTGCTGCCCGGCGTGAAAAGCTGGGTCAAGGGCGTGGCCAACGTGCGTGGACGATTGCTGCCGGTGATGGACCTGTGCGGCTTTTTCGGCGGCGAGCTGTCGCCCCTGCGCAAGCAGCGGCGGGTGCTGGTGGTCGATCACCAGGACGTCTTCGCCGGCCTGACGGTCGACGAGGTGTTCGGCATGCAGCATTTTGCGGTGGATACCTTTTCCGAGCAGTTGCCAGCGCTCGAGGCGTCCATCGCACCATTCATTCACGGTGTGTTCCAGCGCGAGCAGCCCTGGTTGGTGTTCAGCCCTCATGCGCTGGCCCAGGCCCCAGAGTTTGGCGACGTGGCATACAGATAG